One stretch of Roseimicrobium sp. ORNL1 DNA includes these proteins:
- a CDS encoding autotransporter-associated beta strand repeat-containing protein codes for MKPRLLRLLALSSALGFAIPVTAENANEIGFIERFALAADREKILSELVPGTEDFYFYHALHFQNSRNAAKFSDIMAQWKKRFPDDTDARAMIENREALLSYDANPQATIAYIKRKLDIRHDHQQEVRDRKPDLPTVLDPQFIARKVFLTDALVNDNGLQGLSQLELETLIRDNVTLSPAQARAILAKLQRPDVANLVEFIARELRSQNSSGFGAFNIHRQLLPEQLTQLAQQVPKLTSNDAYVRAMIRKLAPSADVDLTYDDAEREAWLDRVWAYVKTLPPAFNSLKAQVLYQRLDHDRKKGVYDRERFIEYLKLPRQQHYVREEMLERAAEAQVPMVNLHANYADALLGRPPIAEDEPLVREFFLELFMRNAATASDMDAAFAPYTEYVRASWLKPVFAEAMVLAGQGTPERWASLLSPQAFQALKDRVDILFPSTNTVFFRPGDEVKFDVTLKNTPQLIVKIYELNTLNFFQTQGRQLNTDLNLDGLVANKEQTHTYESGPFKRTRQTFTFDELRGKRGAWVIEFIGGGRSSRALVRVGQWQVLEQPGPTGTLLQVLDEDGNPVKDAVAWVDGRKLTRDEKLERIIVPFTNQPQRKNLIISDPAGTFATFTQFTHQAENYHLDAQFHIEREQLLARREATLAVRVALMLGNTHLAPELLKKPRLLVTSTTLDGISTTREVKDLKLSAGSVLLHNISVPERLARLNVTLAGEIEILSNGGEKRPYSASHSWDLNGMDTTDATNDGHLSKFGDAYVYELLGKNGEVITDQQIVFTFRRKGFNRPVTIALRTDEKGRVALGTLDDITSVGATSPNGRQSSWPLDDAERTWSSAVHAKSGDTVRIPAPAGLAEGSASLLATRAGTFVSNETAKMTLRDGFLVIEGLAPGDYSLRLRAENKDISIKITDGKPMGGWLLGKNRLLEARGTAPLQITSLQTDNEFVTVKLANYSPFTRVHIGAARFESGRSIFNELGKFSRFGASEGRPAKLPNLYAAGREIGDEYRYILERRYAKLFPGNMLTRPGLLLNPWAIQDASLEDLAQRGGEAAGQTRGGAAGAMSAAKPESPPAPPPPAGGTDSTNLDFLAATAPVIYNLLPDKDGVVRIARKELGDRQQIQVYAEDLENAVWQKLSLPEAGTKFADQRLVRNLDPAKPFTQRREITVLQDGKALTLGDILTSELETYDTLGGVYSLFTTLSGDGNLAEFAWILDWPKMKDEEKRAKYSEFACHELSFFLAKKDPAFFNTVIKPYLASKKDKTFMDDFLLGLDLKKYLEPWAFGRLNAVERSLLAQRIEGEGLNTARHLKELWEMIPPNPEEQDRLFETALRGRVLEDAAGRGAVAYGLELEKEKADQEAAKSPPKAMVMSAPATAAPAPAPMIADSYSIAESPGARRKLSAIAGGEMQRSMTQSDMVALAEATDKDVKELPALQAPREEALKRQAALGQLSISGAVAKNGGGYMTLDSANTYTGATTISAGTLAYFGDDASERVRLQFRAMYRALGPTKEWAENNYYKLRIHEQIADLVPVNAFWRDYAAWVAAGSKGPFVSSEVAESHRNFTEMMLALAVLDLPFEAPKHLTKAENGQFTLTAAGPVIVYHKEIKPATENRKAVPAVAPGPEGIAPGTAFTPDLLVSQVFFRHGDRYRQVGNEQFEKYVTAEFLTGAVYGANVVVTNPTSSPAKAEVLLQIPQGSLPVAGSKATNSRRVQLAPYTTQTFEYYFYFPAIPAAGTKFAHFPVSVAVSGNVAGTAKAFEFPVVARLTQVDKASWDYVSQEASDADTLAFIAQNNIETLPLERIAWRCKKPDFYRQLVKVLNQRHMWNETIGTYALLHNDTPSLREWLKHRDDFTSQCGPYLATKLVTLEPIERHEYEHLEYSPLVNQRAHRVGNEWRIANPAVLEQYQSLLAVLAHKAQLDAIDSMSVVYYLFLQDRVEEALARFKTIDANALPTKLQHDYFRCYAAFYEGNTGEARTLAAKYTDHSVNRWRNLFAEVTSQLDEIEGHDAKPGDKDKPNREKQQSELAATEPGFDFKVENRTISLNWQNLGEVTVNYYLMDPEFSFSSSPFVSQDASRFSIIKPNLTTTQALPAGATTLDVPLPAQFAKANVLVEIVGAGQRRAKPHHANTLKLAITENYGRLEARDSSTDKPVPKAYVKVYARLNDGTVRFFKDGYTDLRGRFDYASLNSSGENAPVPPPVPLPVSAANSSSNGLDRQMLKPSELGQVQKLALLILSDTHGATTREVDPPQQ; via the coding sequence ATGAAACCGCGCCTCCTCCGACTGCTTGCCCTTTCCAGCGCCCTTGGTTTTGCCATTCCCGTCACTGCCGAGAATGCGAATGAAATTGGATTCATCGAGCGCTTCGCCCTGGCGGCGGATCGGGAGAAGATCCTCTCCGAACTCGTGCCCGGCACGGAGGACTTCTATTTCTACCACGCGCTGCATTTTCAGAACTCGCGCAATGCCGCGAAATTCTCCGACATCATGGCGCAGTGGAAGAAGCGCTTCCCGGATGACACGGACGCCCGCGCGATGATTGAGAATCGCGAGGCCCTGCTCAGTTACGATGCAAACCCGCAGGCCACCATTGCCTACATCAAGCGGAAGCTCGACATCCGTCACGATCACCAGCAGGAGGTGCGCGACCGGAAGCCCGACCTGCCTACGGTGCTGGATCCGCAATTCATCGCGCGGAAAGTCTTCCTCACGGATGCGCTGGTCAATGACAACGGGCTGCAAGGTCTCTCGCAGCTTGAACTGGAGACGCTGATCCGCGACAACGTCACGCTCTCCCCTGCCCAAGCGCGGGCGATCCTTGCCAAGCTCCAGCGCCCGGATGTGGCGAACCTCGTGGAGTTCATCGCCCGCGAGCTGCGCTCCCAAAACTCCAGCGGCTTCGGTGCTTTCAATATCCATCGCCAGCTTCTTCCGGAACAGCTTACGCAGCTCGCCCAGCAGGTGCCCAAGCTCACCTCGAATGATGCCTATGTGCGCGCCATGATCCGGAAGCTCGCGCCTTCCGCGGATGTAGACCTCACCTATGATGATGCCGAACGCGAAGCGTGGCTCGACCGCGTATGGGCCTATGTGAAGACCCTGCCGCCGGCCTTCAACAGCCTGAAGGCACAAGTCCTCTACCAACGCCTCGACCACGACCGGAAGAAGGGCGTGTACGATCGCGAGCGCTTCATTGAATACCTCAAGCTGCCCCGCCAGCAGCACTATGTGAGGGAGGAGATGCTGGAGCGCGCTGCGGAGGCGCAGGTGCCCATGGTGAATCTGCATGCGAACTATGCGGACGCCCTGCTGGGACGCCCGCCTATCGCGGAAGATGAACCGCTGGTGCGTGAGTTTTTCCTGGAACTCTTCATGCGCAATGCAGCGACGGCGAGTGATATGGATGCCGCCTTCGCGCCCTATACGGAATATGTGCGGGCATCGTGGTTGAAGCCCGTCTTCGCCGAGGCCATGGTGCTTGCCGGTCAGGGTACTCCCGAGCGCTGGGCATCGCTGCTTTCGCCTCAGGCTTTCCAGGCGCTGAAGGATCGCGTGGACATCCTCTTCCCCAGCACGAACACTGTCTTCTTCCGCCCGGGAGACGAGGTGAAGTTCGACGTGACTCTGAAGAACACGCCCCAGCTCATCGTGAAAATCTATGAGCTGAATACGCTGAACTTCTTCCAGACACAGGGTCGCCAGCTCAACACGGATCTGAATCTCGATGGACTGGTGGCGAACAAGGAGCAGACGCACACCTACGAAAGCGGTCCCTTCAAGCGCACGCGTCAGACCTTCACCTTCGATGAGTTGCGCGGGAAGCGCGGCGCGTGGGTGATTGAGTTCATCGGTGGTGGCCGCAGCAGCCGCGCTCTTGTGCGTGTGGGCCAGTGGCAGGTGCTGGAGCAGCCGGGTCCCACGGGCACGCTTCTGCAGGTGCTGGATGAAGATGGCAATCCCGTGAAGGATGCCGTGGCCTGGGTGGATGGTCGCAAACTCACCCGCGATGAAAAGCTGGAGCGCATCATCGTGCCCTTCACGAACCAGCCGCAGCGAAAGAATCTAATCATCAGCGATCCTGCCGGCACCTTTGCCACCTTCACGCAGTTCACCCACCAGGCGGAGAACTACCACCTCGACGCGCAGTTCCACATCGAGCGTGAGCAGCTTCTCGCTCGTCGTGAAGCTACACTAGCGGTGCGTGTGGCGCTGATGCTCGGCAACACGCACCTCGCGCCCGAGTTGCTGAAGAAGCCCAGGCTGCTCGTCACCTCCACCACGCTGGATGGCATCTCCACCACGCGTGAGGTGAAGGACCTCAAGCTCAGCGCTGGCAGTGTGCTGCTGCACAACATCAGTGTGCCGGAGCGCCTCGCGAGGTTGAATGTCACCCTCGCAGGCGAGATTGAAATCCTGAGCAACGGTGGCGAGAAGCGCCCCTACTCCGCCAGCCACTCCTGGGACCTCAACGGCATGGATACGACCGATGCTACAAACGACGGGCACCTCTCGAAGTTCGGTGATGCCTATGTTTACGAGCTTCTCGGCAAGAACGGTGAGGTAATCACGGACCAGCAGATTGTCTTCACATTCCGTCGCAAGGGATTCAACCGCCCCGTTACCATCGCGCTGCGCACGGATGAAAAAGGGCGCGTGGCTCTCGGCACATTGGATGACATCACTTCCGTGGGAGCAACGTCGCCCAACGGCCGCCAGAGTTCCTGGCCGCTGGATGACGCGGAGCGCACGTGGTCTTCCGCGGTGCATGCGAAGTCCGGTGACACCGTGCGTATCCCCGCGCCCGCGGGCCTGGCAGAAGGCAGCGCTTCGCTGCTGGCGACACGCGCAGGCACTTTCGTCTCCAATGAAACGGCGAAGATGACGCTGCGCGATGGCTTCCTGGTCATCGAAGGACTTGCCCCCGGCGACTACTCGCTGCGCCTGCGTGCGGAGAACAAGGATATCTCCATCAAGATCACCGATGGCAAGCCCATGGGCGGCTGGCTCCTCGGCAAGAACCGCCTGCTGGAAGCGCGTGGCACCGCTCCACTGCAGATCACTTCGCTGCAGACGGACAATGAATTCGTCACCGTGAAGCTGGCCAACTACTCGCCCTTCACCCGCGTGCACATCGGCGCGGCGCGATTCGAGTCGGGTCGCAGCATCTTTAATGAGTTGGGCAAGTTCTCCCGCTTCGGCGCCTCGGAGGGACGCCCTGCAAAGCTTCCCAATCTCTACGCCGCCGGACGTGAGATTGGCGATGAGTACCGCTACATCCTGGAGCGCCGCTATGCGAAGCTCTTCCCGGGAAACATGCTCACGCGTCCCGGTCTGCTGCTGAATCCCTGGGCCATTCAGGATGCGAGCCTGGAAGACCTCGCACAGCGCGGTGGTGAAGCCGCGGGTCAGACTCGCGGCGGCGCGGCAGGGGCCATGAGTGCGGCGAAGCCTGAATCCCCACCCGCACCACCACCTCCCGCCGGCGGCACTGATTCCACAAACCTCGATTTCCTCGCAGCCACCGCTCCGGTGATCTACAACCTGCTGCCGGACAAGGACGGCGTGGTACGCATCGCCCGCAAGGAGTTGGGCGATCGCCAACAGATCCAGGTGTACGCGGAAGACCTCGAGAATGCCGTTTGGCAGAAGCTCTCGCTTCCAGAGGCGGGCACGAAGTTCGCCGATCAGCGCCTGGTGCGGAATCTGGATCCCGCAAAGCCTTTCACCCAGCGTCGTGAAATCACCGTGCTACAGGATGGAAAGGCACTCACGCTTGGTGACATCCTCACCAGCGAGCTGGAAACGTATGACACGCTCGGTGGGGTGTACTCGCTCTTCACCACACTGAGCGGTGACGGCAATCTCGCTGAGTTCGCCTGGATCCTCGACTGGCCCAAGATGAAGGACGAGGAGAAGCGTGCGAAGTACAGTGAGTTCGCCTGCCATGAGCTGAGCTTCTTCCTGGCGAAGAAGGACCCGGCGTTCTTCAACACGGTCATCAAGCCCTACCTGGCCAGCAAGAAGGACAAGACCTTCATGGATGACTTCCTGCTGGGACTGGACCTCAAAAAGTACCTGGAGCCCTGGGCCTTCGGTCGCCTCAATGCCGTGGAGCGCAGTCTGCTGGCACAGCGCATCGAAGGCGAAGGCCTCAACACCGCACGCCATCTCAAGGAGCTGTGGGAAATGATTCCGCCGAATCCCGAGGAACAGGATCGTTTGTTTGAAACAGCGTTGCGCGGTCGTGTGCTGGAAGATGCCGCAGGCAGGGGTGCGGTGGCATACGGATTGGAGTTGGAGAAGGAGAAAGCCGATCAAGAGGCTGCGAAGAGTCCTCCCAAGGCCATGGTCATGTCTGCTCCTGCCACGGCGGCACCTGCTCCAGCGCCCATGATTGCGGACAGCTATAGCATAGCAGAATCGCCCGGTGCGCGAAGAAAACTGAGCGCCATCGCAGGCGGTGAGATGCAGCGGTCCATGACCCAAAGTGACATGGTCGCGCTGGCCGAGGCAACGGACAAAGACGTGAAGGAACTGCCCGCTCTGCAAGCACCGCGCGAGGAAGCGCTGAAGCGACAGGCTGCACTGGGTCAGCTTTCCATTAGCGGGGCAGTGGCAAAGAACGGCGGTGGCTACATGACTCTGGATAGTGCAAACACCTACACCGGAGCCACCACCATCTCGGCAGGTACGCTCGCATACTTCGGCGACGATGCGTCCGAGAGAGTGCGCCTGCAGTTCCGCGCCATGTACCGCGCGCTCGGACCTACGAAGGAATGGGCTGAGAACAACTACTACAAGCTGCGCATCCATGAGCAGATTGCCGACCTCGTGCCGGTGAATGCCTTCTGGCGTGACTATGCCGCCTGGGTCGCCGCAGGTTCGAAGGGTCCTTTCGTTTCCTCCGAGGTCGCGGAATCCCATCGCAACTTCACGGAGATGATGCTCGCGCTCGCCGTGCTGGACCTTCCTTTCGAGGCACCCAAGCACCTGACGAAGGCGGAGAATGGCCAGTTCACCCTGACTGCGGCGGGTCCGGTGATTGTGTATCACAAGGAGATCAAGCCCGCGACGGAGAACCGCAAGGCCGTGCCTGCCGTGGCACCCGGACCGGAAGGCATCGCTCCTGGCACCGCGTTCACCCCAGACCTGCTTGTGTCCCAGGTGTTCTTCCGTCATGGGGATCGCTATCGCCAGGTGGGGAATGAGCAGTTCGAGAAGTACGTGACCGCCGAGTTCCTCACGGGTGCCGTGTATGGCGCAAACGTCGTGGTGACGAATCCCACCAGTTCTCCCGCCAAGGCGGAGGTGCTGCTGCAAATTCCCCAGGGCTCACTGCCTGTGGCGGGCAGCAAGGCCACCAACTCCCGCCGTGTGCAGCTGGCCCCGTACACCACGCAGACCTTTGAGTACTACTTCTACTTCCCGGCAATTCCTGCTGCGGGCACGAAGTTCGCCCACTTCCCGGTGAGCGTAGCTGTGAGTGGCAATGTGGCGGGCACGGCGAAGGCCTTTGAATTCCCCGTGGTGGCAAGGCTCACCCAGGTGGACAAGGCCTCGTGGGATTATGTCTCGCAGGAAGCGAGCGATGCCGACACCCTGGCCTTCATTGCGCAGAACAACATCGAGACCCTACCGCTGGAGCGCATCGCGTGGCGCTGCAAGAAGCCGGACTTCTACCGCCAGCTCGTGAAGGTGCTGAACCAGCGTCACATGTGGAATGAAACCATCGGCACCTACGCCCTGCTACACAATGATACACCCTCCCTGCGCGAGTGGCTGAAGCATCGTGATGACTTTACCTCGCAATGCGGCCCCTACCTCGCCACAAAGCTGGTGACGCTGGAGCCCATCGAGCGCCACGAGTATGAGCACCTGGAGTACAGCCCGCTGGTGAACCAGCGCGCCCACCGCGTGGGCAATGAATGGCGCATCGCGAACCCCGCTGTGCTGGAGCAGTACCAGTCCCTGCTGGCCGTGCTCGCGCACAAGGCGCAGCTCGATGCCATCGACTCCATGAGTGTGGTGTATTACCTCTTCCTGCAGGATCGCGTGGAGGAGGCACTCGCCCGCTTCAAGACCATCGATGCCAATGCCCTGCCCACGAAGCTGCAGCATGATTACTTCCGCTGCTACGCTGCCTTCTACGAGGGCAACACGGGCGAAGCACGCACGCTGGCCGCGAAGTACACCGACCACTCCGTGAACCGCTGGCGGAACCTCTTCGCCGAGGTCACCTCGCAGCTCGATGAAATCGAAGGCCACGACGCGAAGCCCGGTGACAAGGACAAGCCGAACCGCGAGAAGCAGCAGAGCGAACTGGCCGCCACGGAGCCTGGATTCGACTTCAAGGTGGAGAACCGCACCATCTCCCTGAACTGGCAGAACCTGGGCGAGGTGACCGTGAACTACTACCTCATGGACCCCGAGTTCAGCTTCAGCAGCAGCCCGTTCGTGAGCCAGGATGCGAGCCGGTTCAGCATCATCAAGCCGAACCTCACCACCACCCAGGCCCTGCCCGCCGGCGCCACCACGCTGGATGTCCCTCTGCCCGCCCAGTTCGCCAAGGCAAACGTGCTCGTAGAAATCGTAGGCGCCGGTCAGCGCCGGGCCAAGCCCCACCACGCAAACACCCTGAAACTCGCCATCACCGAGAACTATGGTCGTCTCGAGGCCCGCGACTCCAGCACGGACAAGCCGGTGCCGAAGGCGTATGTCAAAGTGTACGCCCGTCTGAACGACGGCACCGTACGCTTCTTCAAGGACGGCTACACCGACCTGCGCGGACGCTTCGACTACGCGAGCCTGAACAGCAGCGGGGAGAACGCCCCCGTCCCGCCTCCAGTGCCTCTGCCGGTCTCCGCGGCAAATTCTTCAAGCAACGGACTGGACCGCCAGATGTTAAAACCCTCCGAACTGGGCCAGGTGCAAAAGCTGGCCCTGCTCATCCTGAGCGACACCCATGGCGCGACCACCCGGGAAGTGGACCCGCCCCAGCAGTAA
- a CDS encoding efflux RND transporter periplasmic adaptor subunit — MKSMLRVSLSVGLTLLLAACGGKDAPPPAAPPEVLVLTAATQDVPVFREWVGTLDGSENAEIRARVTGYLVKRNYQEGAVVKKGDVLFEIDPRPFEAALAEARSQLAQVKAMQVAAAAEVERDTKLFKDRAVSERDLFNSTQANESQLAKIKALEAAVEQAQLNLQFCKIEAPVDGIAGISQAQVGDLVGTGSNVVLTSVSTLDPIKLVFPISETEYLIAADYLQKALTKPLEQREEFIELILADGKPFPHKGRLLAVDLSVKGATGTIVITALAANPGNVLRPGLFARARIKTKVLENAVVIPQRAVNEVQGTYQLGVVGADGKAEIRPVKVGPRTGSNWVIAEGLKAGETVIVEGFQKVRAGAPVTAKPWTPPASHAEASTPESAPTSQPAAK, encoded by the coding sequence ATGAAGTCGATGCTACGTGTTTCATTGTCCGTGGGTTTGACACTGCTGCTGGCGGCCTGCGGCGGCAAGGATGCCCCGCCACCTGCCGCTCCGCCGGAGGTGCTCGTACTGACCGCTGCCACGCAGGACGTGCCCGTTTTTCGCGAGTGGGTCGGCACGCTGGATGGCTCGGAGAATGCCGAGATTCGGGCCCGTGTCACCGGTTACCTCGTGAAGCGCAACTACCAGGAAGGCGCTGTCGTGAAGAAGGGAGATGTGCTCTTCGAGATTGACCCCCGGCCATTCGAAGCTGCGCTCGCGGAGGCGCGAAGCCAACTCGCCCAGGTGAAGGCAATGCAGGTGGCCGCCGCAGCCGAAGTCGAGCGCGATACGAAGCTCTTCAAGGATCGCGCCGTGTCTGAGCGTGACCTCTTCAACTCAACACAAGCCAATGAAAGCCAACTGGCGAAAATCAAAGCGCTCGAAGCCGCCGTGGAGCAGGCGCAACTCAATCTCCAGTTCTGCAAGATCGAAGCGCCGGTGGATGGTATCGCGGGCATCTCGCAGGCACAGGTGGGCGATCTCGTGGGCACCGGCAGCAATGTGGTGCTGACGTCGGTATCCACGCTCGACCCAATTAAACTGGTCTTCCCCATCAGTGAGACAGAATACCTCATCGCCGCGGACTATCTCCAGAAGGCGCTGACGAAACCGCTCGAGCAACGGGAGGAGTTCATTGAATTGATTCTTGCAGATGGGAAGCCGTTTCCGCACAAGGGGCGGCTGCTGGCGGTGGACCTCAGTGTGAAAGGGGCTACCGGGACCATCGTCATCACGGCGCTGGCGGCGAATCCCGGTAACGTCTTGCGGCCTGGTCTCTTCGCACGAGCGCGTATCAAGACAAAGGTGCTGGAGAATGCCGTGGTGATCCCCCAGCGTGCAGTGAATGAAGTGCAGGGCACCTACCAGTTGGGCGTGGTGGGCGCGGATGGGAAGGCGGAAATCCGCCCGGTGAAAGTGGGTCCGCGCACGGGCAGCAATTGGGTCATCGCCGAGGGCTTGAAGGCGGGCGAGACGGTGATCGTCGAGGGATTTCAGAAGGTCAGGGCGGGCGCGCCGGTGACGGCCAAGCCGTGGACGCCGCCGGCCTCGCATGCTGAAGCATCCACTCCAGAATCCGCCCCGACCTCCCAACCCGCCGCCAAGTAA
- a CDS encoding multidrug efflux RND transporter permease subunit — MARFFVNRPIVAMVISIILTIVGLASYFSLPVAQFPNIVPPEIQVKATYTGADALTIEQSVATPIEQQMSGVDNMNYMYSTNSNDGSMKLTVNFDVATDANTDQILAQMRSNQANAQLPSDVIAAGVTVQKSTSSPLIMFSLYSPKGTYDGTFLANYAYINLNDEFTRVPGIASVTVFGAGQYAMRIWVKPDTLAKLGLTIPEILSAIKTQNTVNPAGKIGAEPAPPGQEYTYAVRAQGRLQSPDEFGDVVVRANPDGSMLRVKDVARIELGAQTYSVSSRLNGQPAASIALYQLPGSNAIAAAEGAKKRMQELSEKFPNDLEYTVSLDTTLAVTEGMVEIQHTLFEALVLVIIVVFIFLQGWRATLIPLLAVPVSLIATFAFFPLFGFTVNTLSLFGLVLAIGLVVDDAIVVVEAVEHHIEQGMSPKEATLKAMEEVTGPVIAIALILAAVFVPTAFIPGITGRLYQQFAVTIAVSVLISAFNALTLSPALSALLLKPKKKSTGPLQKFFNLFNRGFGAATNGYVAACRFLIRRIVIAMVLLAVIAGAAGFFGKKVPGSFLPEEDQGYFFAQVVLPDAASLQRTDEAMKVAEKLLMDTPGVKYVTAINGYNFLSGVNVTYSGVFFVTLKEWSDRKEPSEKYGAILRHVNGALSKLPAARAFAFSPPAIPGIGTSGGVTFILQDRSGKDIAFLDEQVRKLVAAARERKELTSVSTTFAPGVPQVFMNVDREKVLKQGIELSTVYQTLQTFMGGYFVNYFNRFGRQWQVFVQAEGDYRANAEQVKQFFVRNKDGAMVPLSAITNAEFISGPEFTMRYNLYRSAQINASAAPGFSSGQAMQAMEEAFAASMPNEMGFAYLGMSFQEKQASEGVSPMAIFALSFLFVFLILAAQYESWSLPFSVLLSTPVAVFGAFAALMVGRYENNIYAQIGLVMLIGLAAKNAILIVEFAKMKHEEGLSLTEAALEGARLRLRPILMTSFAFILGCVPLAMASGAGGLSRQVMGFVVIGGMLAASFVAIFLIPVTFHLVGRLSGKKQGTTAVDKAHSGPPAHKA; from the coding sequence ATGGCCAGATTCTTCGTTAATCGTCCCATTGTCGCGATGGTCATCTCGATCATCCTGACCATTGTCGGGCTGGCCTCGTACTTCAGCCTGCCGGTGGCGCAGTTTCCCAACATCGTGCCGCCGGAAATCCAGGTGAAGGCCACCTACACCGGCGCGGATGCGCTCACGATCGAGCAATCGGTGGCCACACCCATCGAGCAGCAGATGAGCGGCGTGGACAACATGAACTACATGTACTCCACGAACTCGAACGACGGCAGCATGAAGCTGACGGTGAACTTCGACGTGGCCACGGATGCGAACACCGACCAGATCCTTGCACAGATGCGGAGCAATCAGGCGAATGCGCAGCTCCCCTCGGATGTGATCGCGGCGGGGGTGACGGTGCAGAAGTCCACCTCTTCGCCCCTCATCATGTTCTCCCTCTATTCGCCGAAGGGCACGTATGACGGAACCTTCCTGGCGAACTACGCCTACATCAATCTGAATGACGAGTTCACCCGGGTGCCGGGCATCGCGAGTGTGACTGTCTTTGGAGCGGGCCAGTATGCCATGCGCATCTGGGTGAAGCCGGACACGCTGGCCAAACTGGGACTCACCATTCCGGAAATCCTCTCAGCGATCAAAACCCAGAACACGGTGAACCCGGCCGGAAAGATTGGCGCTGAGCCCGCCCCACCCGGCCAGGAGTACACGTATGCGGTGCGCGCGCAGGGAAGGTTGCAGAGTCCGGATGAGTTTGGCGACGTCGTGGTGCGCGCCAATCCCGATGGTTCCATGCTGCGCGTGAAGGACGTGGCGCGCATTGAACTAGGGGCGCAGACCTACAGTGTCAGCAGCCGCCTCAATGGTCAGCCTGCGGCCTCCATCGCCCTATACCAATTGCCGGGCTCGAATGCCATCGCTGCCGCTGAAGGAGCGAAGAAGCGGATGCAGGAACTCTCGGAGAAGTTTCCCAACGATCTGGAGTACACCGTCTCGCTCGATACCACATTGGCCGTCACGGAGGGCATGGTGGAAATCCAGCACACGCTGTTTGAAGCGCTGGTGCTGGTCATCATTGTGGTCTTCATCTTCCTGCAGGGGTGGCGTGCCACGCTCATTCCGCTGCTGGCGGTGCCGGTGTCCTTGATCGCGACGTTCGCGTTCTTCCCGCTTTTCGGTTTCACGGTGAATACGCTCTCGCTTTTCGGCCTCGTGCTGGCCATCGGCCTGGTGGTGGATGATGCAATTGTGGTGGTGGAGGCCGTGGAGCATCACATCGAGCAGGGAATGTCTCCCAAGGAAGCCACGCTGAAAGCGATGGAGGAGGTGACGGGGCCGGTCATCGCCATTGCGCTAATTCTTGCGGCAGTGTTCGTTCCCACGGCCTTCATTCCTGGCATCACGGGGCGATTGTACCAGCAGTTTGCGGTGACCATTGCGGTGTCCGTGCTCATTTCCGCCTTCAATGCGCTCACGCTTTCTCCCGCGCTCTCCGCACTGCTTCTGAAGCCGAAGAAGAAGAGCACGGGTCCGTTGCAGAAGTTCTTCAACCTGTTCAATCGTGGATTCGGCGCGGCTACCAACGGGTATGTGGCAGCGTGCCGCTTTCTGATTCGTAGAATTGTCATCGCCATGGTGTTGCTCGCGGTCATCGCAGGAGCAGCGGGTTTCTTTGGGAAGAAGGTGCCGGGAAGCTTCCTGCCCGAGGAGGACCAGGGCTACTTCTTTGCACAGGTGGTGCTGCCCGATGCTGCTTCCCTGCAGCGCACGGATGAGGCGATGAAAGTGGCAGAGAAGCTCCTCATGGACACGCCGGGTGTGAAATACGTCACGGCCATCAACGGATACAACTTCCTCAGCGGCGTGAATGTCACCTACAGCGGCGTGTTCTTCGTCACGCTGAAGGAATGGTCGGACCGGAAGGAGCCATCCGAAAAGTACGGCGCTATCCTGCGGCATGTGAATGGCGCCTTGTCCAAACTACCTGCGGCGCGTGCATTTGCTTTCTCTCCGCCGGCCATTCCGGGGATTGGTACGAGTGGAGGGGTGACCTTCATCCTGCAAGATCGCTCGGGCAAGGACATCGCATTTTTGGATGAACAGGTTCGCAAACTCGTCGCCGCAGCACGCGAACGGAAGGAGCTCACTTCGGTGAGCACCACTTTTGCCCCGGGTGTGCCGCAGGTGTTCATGAATGTGGATCGCGAGAAGGTGCTGAAGCAGGGTATCGAACTCTCCACGGTCTACCAGACGCTTCAGACCTTCATGGGCGGCTATTTCGTGAACTACTTCAACCGCTTCGGCCGCCAGTGGCAGGTATTCGTGCAGGCGGAGGGTGACTACCGTGCCAATGCGGAGCAGGTGAAGCAGTTCTTCGTGCGGAACAAGGACGGCGCCATGGTGCCTCTGAGTGCCATCACCAATGCGGAATTCATCAGCGGGCCGGAGTTCACCATGCGGTACAACCTCTATCGCAGCGCACAGATCAACGCGTCGGCGGCACCTGGGTTCAGTTCCGGACAGGCCATGCAGGCCATGGAGGAGGCGTTCGCCGCGTCGATGCCGAATGAAATGGGCTTCGCCTATCTCGGCATGAGCTTCCAGGAGAAGCAGGCGAGCGAGGGTGTCTCGCCCATGGCCATCTTTGCGCTGTCCTTCCTCTTTGTATTCCTCATCCTCGCGGCGCAGTACGAGAGCTGGAGCCTGCCTTTCAGCGTGCTGCTGAGCACTCCGGTCGCCGTCTTCGGAGCGTTCGCGGCGTTGATGGTTGGTCGTTACGAGAACAACATCTATGCGCAGATCGGTCTGGTGATGCTCATCGGTCTCGCGGCGAAGAATGCCATCCTCATCGTGGAGTTTGCCAAGATGAAGCACGAGGAGGGGTTGTCACTCACGGAGGCTGCGCTGGAGGGAGCGAGGCTTCGCTTGCGTCCCATCCTGATGACCAGCTTCGCGTTCATTCTTGGCTGTGTGCCTTTGGCCATGGCCAGTGGTGCGGGTGGTTTGTCTCGTCAGGTCATGGGCTTCGTCGTGATCGGTGGCATGCTCGCCGCAAGTTTCGTGGCGATCTTCCTCATCCCGGTGACCTTCCATCTCGTGGGGAGACTCAGCGGGAAGAAGCAGGGTACGACTGCCGTCGATAAAGCTCATTCCGGGCCACCTGCGCACAAGGCGTGA